One Scylla paramamosain isolate STU-SP2022 chromosome 6, ASM3559412v1, whole genome shotgun sequence DNA segment encodes these proteins:
- the LOC135101081 gene encoding KRAB-A domain-containing protein 2-like — translation MSESTELKFREELYSRYEKCRKYLIPKEEYSQIIEDIRTTSERKNTKSRHQYYLLSKYEVLQCGDVEKLIKKRQTPDETPVYYVSIEDTYDIVKRAHVATGHGGRDRMTKELQVKYTNIQRDTVELFKSLCQECQKKRKRPMTKGVVVKPILSSEFSSRGQVDLTDVQSMSCRTYKWIMVYQDHLTKFCVLRPLKSKRAAEVAFQLADIFLLLGAPVILQSDNGSEFTAQIITELCSMWPELSIVHGKPRHPQSQGSVERANGDIKDMLVAWMADNNSTDWATGIKFVQFSKNSAYHAGIKRSPYAAMFGVNARVGLTSTSLPQEIISSLQSEQDLVTLLQERETDTNNPETESTDQEPVAAEINEDEQEIDVNSQRIAASEPEQVHGQEQEEHEPVSPHHPDLDQLQHSINSQRIAASESQKQQAERMVKRSRIELKAGEIGDNVALPIPLVDRGRGDPRNILGVIVSRSINDQYKVATKGGVLKGSYSRNQFDICPASQVLKSVSPVNNVEI, via the coding sequence ATGTCTGAAAGCACAGAGTTAAAATTTCGTGAAGAATTATATTCTAGGTATGAGAAGTGTCGCAAATATCTCATTCCGAAAGAAGAATATTCCCAAATTATTGAGGACATTCGTACAACTAGTGAAAGGAAGAACACTAAGAGTCGCCATCAATACTACCTTCTGAGTAAATATGAAGTGCTACAGTGTGGTGATGTTGAGAAACTTATTAAGAAACGACAAACCCCAGATGAAACACCGGTGTACTATGTCTCCATTGAAGACACTTATGACATTGTTAAGAGGGCCCATGTTGCAACTGGGCACGGTGGTCGAGATAGAATGACTAAAGAACTCCAAGTGAAATACACCAATATTCAGCGGGATACAGTTGAACTATTCAAATCGTTGTGTCAGGAAtgccagaaaaagagaaagcgacCAATGACAAAGGGAGTTGTGGTTAAACCTATTCTGAGTAGTGAATTTTCATCACGTGGGCAGGTAGATCTTACTGACGTGCAGTCTATGTCGTGTAGAACTTACAAATGGATTATGGTTTACCAAGACCACTTAACAAAGTTTTGCGTTCTGCGTCCACTCAAATCAAAGCGTGCAGCTGAAGTAGCATTCCAACTAgctgatatttttcttctcttgggGGCTCCTGTAATTCTTCAATCAGACAATGGTTCTGAGTTTACTGCTCAGATCATTACTGAACTGTGTTCCATGTGGCCTGAATTATCCATCGTTCATGGTAAGCCAAGACACCCACAGAGTCAAGGCTCTGTGGAGAGAGCAAATGGTGACATAAAGGACATGCTTGTTGCTTGGATGGCTGACAATAACTCAACGGACTGGGCAACGGGCATAAAATTTGTTCAATTCTCCAAGAATTCTGCCTATCACGCAGGGATCAAGAGAAGTCCATATGCTGCAATGTTTGGTGTGAATGCCAGAGTCGGACTGACATCAACATCACTTCCACAAGAAATCATCAGTTCCCTGCAGTCTGAACAAGACCTTGTAACCTTGCTtcaagaaagagaaactgaTACCAACAATCCTGAAACAGAAAGTACAGACCAAGAACCAGTCGCAGCCGAAATTAACGAGGATGAGCAAGAAATTGATGTCAACTCCCAACGTATAGCTGCCAGTGAACCAGAACAAGTACatggacaagaacaagaagaacatgaaCCTGTATCCCCTCATCACCCTGATCTTGATCAACTGCAACACAGCATCAACTCCCAACGTATAGCTGCCAGCGAATCCCAGAAACAACAAGCGGAGCGTATGGTGAAGAGAAGTCGAATAGAGTTAAAAGCAGGTGAGATAGGAGACAACGTTGCTCTTCCCATTCCTTTAGTTGATCGAGGTCGTGGAGACCCAAGGAACATCTTAGGAGTTATAGTGAGTAGGAGCATAAACGATCAGTACAAAGTAGCTACCAAAGGTGGTGTTCTAAAAGGAAGCTATTCAAGGAATCAATTTGACATTTGTCCTGcaagccaggttctcaagagtgtttctcctgttaataatgtagaaatctag
- the LOC135101161 gene encoding putative GPI-anchor transamidase, producing MQTVWTLTALCLASSLAHGDQGVSETSEKTHTNNWAVLVDTSRFWFNYRHVANVLSMYRSVKRLGIPDSQIILMVADDMACNPRNPRPATVFNNAHQHINVYGEDVEVDYRGYEVTVENFVRLLTGRLAPSTPRSKRLLTDDGSNILIYMTGHGGDGFLKFQDSEEITNVELADAFEQMWQKKRYNEILFIIDTCQAASMYEHFYSPNILAIASSLVGEDSLSHHVDPAIGVYIIDRFTYYALEFLERVTPDSKKTLAQFLQVCPKRVCISTVGVRLDLYKRDPSRVLVTEFFGSVRNVELTTRVLDLPKCGGSRQVAVNKSVNTRSSKATKPLHYASQLPLHHS from the exons ATGCAGACGGTGTGGACATTGACTGCCTTGTGCCTCGCCTCTAGTTTGGCACACGGG GATCAAGGTGTCTCTGAGACCTCAGAGAAAACGCACACCAACAACTGGGCTGTGCTGGTGGACACCTCCCGCTTTTGGTTCAATTATCGTCATGTTGCAAATGTGCTATCCATGTACCGCTCAGTCAAGAGACTTGGTATTCCAGATAG TCAGATAATCTTGATGGTGGCTGATGACATGGCGTGCAATCCCCGCAATCCTCGGCCAGCTACAGTGTTCAACAATGCTCACCAGCACATCAATGTGTATGGTGAGGATGTAGAGGTGGACTACCGTGGTTATGAG GTAACTGTTGAAAACTTTGTGAGGCTGTTGACAGGCCGGCTGGCTCCCAGCACTCCAAGGTCCAAGCGGCTGCTGACAGATGACGGCTCCAACATTCTGATCTACATGACTGGTCACGGTGGAGATGGCTTCCTCAAATTTCAGGATTCAGAAGAAATCACAAACGTCGAATTGGCTGATGCTTTTGAACAGATGTGGCAGAAGAAAAG GTACAATGAAATTCTCTTCATCATTGACACCTGCCAGGCAGCCTCCATGTATGAGCACTTCTACTCTCCCAACATCCTGGCCATTGCATCCAGTCTGGTGGGGGAAGACTCACTCTCG CATCATGTTGATCCAGCCATCGGAGTTTACATCATTGACCGCTTCACCTACTATGCTCTGGAGTTCTTAGAGAGAGTCACCCCAGACAGCAAGAAGACACTTGCCCAGTTT CTTCAAGTGTGTCCCAAACGAGTGTGCATATCCACAGTAGGGGTTCGGTTGGACCTCTACAAGAGGGACCCCAGTCGTGTTTTGGTGACAGAGTTTTTTGGGTCAGTGCGTAATGTAGAGCTGACCACCCGGGTTCTGGACTTGCCCAAGTGTGGTGGATCACGGCAGGTAGCAGTCAATAAATCAGT taatacaAGAAGCAGCAAAGCCACAAAGCCTCTTCATTATGCTAGTCAGCTTCCTCTTCACCATTCCTGA
- the LOC135101165 gene encoding 60S ribosome subunit biogenesis protein NIP7 homolog, which translates to MRPLKNEETVLVFTKLKKYIGSNVRALLERSDGLYCFCLHNGRIYYVKEDIMKFAATLPRDNIVSLGVCFGKITKGGKFLLHITALDFLHPYCQNKIWIKESAEQNFMYGNHVYKSGLSRISENTPKYAGVVVLSSKDIPLGFGVAAKATAECRHADPMDIICFHQADIGEYVRNEEALI; encoded by the coding sequence ATGAGGCCACTGAAGAACGAAGAAACCGTCTTGGTTTTTACTAAGCTGAAAAAATACATTGGAAGTAATGTCCGAGCCCTCTTAGAACGGTCAGATGGGCTCTATTGCTTCTGCCTTCATAACGGCAGAATATATTATGTGAAGGAAGACATAATGAAGTTTGCTGCAACTCTACCTCGGGACAACATTGTCTCCCTAGGGGTGTGTTTTGGCAAGataacaaaaggaggaaagttCTTACTTCACATCACAGCCTTAGACTTTCTTCATCCTTATTGCCAGAACAAAATATGGATCAAGGAGTCAGCAGAGCAAAACTTCATGTATGGCAATCATGTTTACAAGTCTGGCCTGTCACGAATTTCAGAAAATACTCCAAAGTATGCTGGGGTAGTTGTGCTTTCTTCAAAGGATATCCCATTGGGATTTGGAGTGGCTGCAAAAGCGACAGCGGAATGTCGACATGCTGACCCTATGGATATAATTTGTTTCCACCAAGCAGACATTGGAGAATATGTCAGAAATGAAGAGGCTTTGATCTAG